A stretch of Deinococcus sedimenti DNA encodes these proteins:
- the coxB gene encoding cytochrome c oxidase subunit II encodes MNTTTHRHSGTRRRVRQALPTLTILGATLLTGCQQTNQSLSIGDMASAYNREIFWMSIWAIALSIIIFIGVSYALFYTVQKFREDKHDAPPAQFHGNNKLETILVAVPVVIVILLSVLTVKSMAVLNPTPNQATKVDVLAKQFWWNFAYPETTSDAGGVVTNGNELIMPTKEAVALTITSGDVIHGFWAPNIGGQRAAMPSVKKTWQVDTDRAGAYQGNCSQLCGASHANMRYKVIALDKTRYDATLAAMKAYRAPEPAPGSAEARGYTLFMQGKASTGAVSCAGCHRVQGTPAAGAAGPDLSFFGTRRTLGAGMWEAMSAAQWIDEKAAAELHAWIKHSQKVKPGSLMPPYDGTPYMKGGKLIKTGDQGANGTLTDAEIDDIAAYLRSLKLPEEADYWKGTPVQGAPNGGTQ; translated from the coding sequence TTGAATACCACCACACACCGCCACAGCGGCACACGGAGGCGAGTCCGGCAGGCTCTGCCCACCCTGACGATCCTGGGTGCGACTCTACTGACCGGCTGCCAGCAGACGAATCAGTCCCTGAGCATCGGGGACATGGCGTCTGCTTACAACCGGGAAATCTTCTGGATGAGCATCTGGGCGATCGCTCTGTCCATCATCATCTTCATCGGCGTGTCGTACGCGCTGTTCTACACGGTGCAGAAGTTCCGTGAAGACAAGCACGACGCGCCCCCCGCGCAGTTCCATGGGAACAACAAGCTCGAAACCATCCTGGTCGCCGTGCCGGTCGTGATAGTGATCCTGCTGAGCGTCCTGACCGTCAAGAGCATGGCTGTTCTGAACCCCACGCCCAACCAGGCGACGAAGGTGGACGTGCTTGCCAAGCAGTTCTGGTGGAACTTCGCGTACCCCGAAACCACCAGCGACGCGGGCGGCGTGGTCACCAACGGCAACGAGCTGATCATGCCCACCAAGGAAGCCGTGGCGCTGACCATCACCAGTGGCGACGTCATCCACGGGTTCTGGGCGCCGAACATCGGCGGTCAGCGCGCCGCGATGCCCAGCGTGAAGAAGACCTGGCAGGTCGACACCGACCGCGCCGGGGCGTACCAGGGCAACTGCTCGCAGCTGTGCGGGGCCAGTCACGCCAACATGCGCTACAAGGTCATCGCGCTGGACAAGACCCGCTACGACGCGACCCTGGCCGCCATGAAGGCCTACCGCGCCCCCGAACCCGCCCCCGGCAGCGCCGAGGCCCGCGGGTACACGCTGTTCATGCAGGGTAAGGCCAGCACGGGCGCCGTGTCCTGCGCCGGCTGCCACCGCGTGCAGGGTACGCCCGCCGCCGGCGCCGCCGGTCCGGACCTGAGCTTCTTCGGCACGCGCCGCACCCTGGGTGCCGGCATGTGGGAAGCCATGAGTGCCGCCCAGTGGATCGACGAGAAGGCCGCAGCCGAACTGCACGCCTGGATCAAGCACAGCCAGAAGGTGAAGCCCGGCAGCCTGATGCCCCCCTATGACGGAACGCCCTACATGAAGGGTGGGAAGCTCATCAAGACGGGCGACCAAGGTGCCAACGGCACGCTGACCGACGCCGAGATCGACGACATCGCCGCGTACCTGCGCAGCCTCAAGCTGCCCGAGGAAGCGGACTACTGGAAGGGCACGCCCGTGCAGGGCGCCCCCAACGGAGGCACCCAGTGA
- a CDS encoding DUF1801 domain-containing protein — MGERLATLTDWRGDTLRRVRDLILEALPGVQENVKWAKATSPGVPVWEHAGILCTGETYARAVKLTFARGASLPDPAGLFNASLDGTTRRAIDLPEGAALDDAAFRDLIRAAAAANEQAQATQKGRRP, encoded by the coding sequence GTGGGCGAGCGGCTGGCCACCCTGACCGACTGGCGCGGCGACACCCTGCGCCGCGTCCGCGACCTGATCCTGGAGGCGCTGCCGGGCGTGCAGGAGAACGTGAAGTGGGCCAAGGCGACATCCCCCGGCGTGCCCGTGTGGGAGCATGCGGGGATCCTCTGCACCGGTGAAACCTACGCGCGGGCCGTGAAACTCACGTTCGCGCGCGGGGCCAGCCTGCCCGACCCGGCCGGGCTGTTCAACGCCAGCCTGGACGGCACCACCCGCCGCGCCATCGACCTGCCCGAGGGCGCGGCCCTGGACGACGCGGCGTTCCGGGACCTGATCCGCGCGGCCGCCGCCGCGAACGAACAGGCGCAGGCGACGCAGAAGGGTCGGCGGCCTTGA
- a CDS encoding ArsC/Spx/MgsR family protein has translation MSELQVQVFGTRKSKETRAAERFFKERKIKIHFVDLKERPIAKGELSRFVQKFGLNALLDLEGKAYERSNLAYLRTTEDGVIAKIIDDPELLRLPLVRAGKHLTVGEDTEGWKAMVTGS, from the coding sequence ATGAGTGAGTTGCAGGTGCAGGTGTTCGGCACGCGCAAGAGCAAGGAGACGCGCGCCGCCGAGCGGTTCTTCAAGGAACGGAAGATCAAGATTCACTTCGTGGACCTGAAGGAGCGGCCCATCGCCAAAGGGGAGCTCAGCCGGTTCGTGCAGAAGTTCGGCCTGAACGCCCTGCTGGACCTGGAGGGCAAGGCGTACGAGCGCAGCAACCTCGCGTACCTGCGCACCACCGAGGACGGCGTGATCGCCAAGATCATCGACGACCCCGAGCTGCTGCGGCTGCCCCTCGTGCGCGCCGGGAAGCACCTGACGGTCGGCGAGGACACCGAGGGCTGGAAGGCCATGGTGACGGGCTCCTGA
- a CDS encoding dihydrofolate reductase family protein produces the protein MRPLIVTEFVSLDGVYEEHSPWRAPYRPDDGPFKRDELFASSALLLGRTTYEAFAAYWPTATGAFADRMNALPKHVATSRPGPLGWNATRLGPDVLADVQSLKAQPGGPLLVYGSGTLAQTLLRHGLVDELRLMVFPLVLGHGKRIFDTLEHLPLTLLSTRELGAGVLLLTYGPARP, from the coding sequence GTGCGCCCCCTGATCGTCACCGAATTCGTATCCCTGGACGGCGTGTACGAGGAACACTCGCCGTGGCGCGCACCCTATCGCCCGGACGACGGGCCGTTCAAACGCGACGAACTGTTCGCCAGCAGCGCACTGCTGCTGGGCCGCACCACCTACGAGGCCTTCGCCGCGTACTGGCCGACCGCGACCGGTGCGTTCGCGGACCGCATGAACGCCCTGCCCAAACACGTGGCGACCTCCCGTCCCGGCCCGCTGGGATGGAACGCCACACGCCTCGGCCCGGATGTGCTGGCGGACGTGCAGTCGCTCAAGGCGCAGCCGGGCGGCCCGCTGCTGGTGTACGGCAGCGGCACCCTCGCCCAGACGCTGCTCAGGCACGGACTGGTCGACGAACTGCGCCTGATGGTCTTCCCACTCGTGCTGGGGCACGGGAAACGGATCTTCGACACGCTGGAGCACCTCCCCCTGACCCTGCTCTCCACGCGGGAGCTGGGCGCGGGCGTCCTCCTGCTCACGTATGGCCCGGCGCGCCCATGA
- a CDS encoding SDR family oxidoreductase, translated as MTTVLITGGSRGIGAATARLAAQAGYAVGLGYRQDAQAAAGIVREIEAMGGRALAVQADVGDPDDVERLFDTTQTGLGDLHALVNNAGTLERQARVDELDAARLQRVLTTNVIGAFLCAGAAVRRLSTRHGGPGGVIVNVSSRAAVLGSGGEYVDYAASKGAVDTLTVGLAREVATEGVRVCGVRPGLIETDIHALGGEPGRVARLAGSVPLGRGGTSEEVAQAILWLLSPQAAYVTGTLLDVSGGR; from the coding sequence ATGACCACCGTCCTCATCACCGGCGGCAGCCGGGGCATCGGCGCGGCCACCGCCCGCCTCGCCGCGCAGGCCGGGTACGCGGTCGGCCTGGGCTACCGCCAGGACGCGCAAGCCGCTGCCGGAATCGTCCGGGAGATCGAGGCGATGGGGGGCCGCGCGCTGGCCGTGCAAGCGGACGTGGGCGATCCCGACGACGTGGAACGCCTCTTCGACACCACCCAGACCGGACTGGGCGACCTGCACGCCCTGGTGAACAACGCCGGGACGCTGGAACGGCAGGCGCGCGTGGACGAACTCGACGCCGCCCGCCTGCAGCGGGTCCTGACCACCAACGTGATCGGGGCGTTCCTCTGCGCGGGCGCGGCCGTCCGGCGACTCTCCACCCGGCACGGCGGGCCGGGCGGCGTGATCGTGAACGTCTCCTCCCGCGCGGCCGTCCTCGGGTCGGGCGGCGAGTACGTCGACTACGCCGCCTCCAAGGGCGCGGTGGACACCCTGACCGTCGGCCTGGCGCGCGAGGTCGCCACCGAGGGCGTCCGCGTGTGCGGCGTCCGCCCCGGCCTGATCGAGACGGACATCCACGCGCTGGGTGGCGAACCCGGCCGCGTGGCGCGGCTCGCGGGCAGCGTCCCCCTGGGGCGCGGCGGCACGTCCGAGGAGGTCGCACAGGCCATCCTCTGGCTGCTGTCCCCGCAGGCGGCGTACGTGACCGGCACGCTGCTGGACGTCAGCGGCGGCCGCTGA
- a CDS encoding heme o synthase yields MTTSDPIPADRVPARATWRDYLSLTKPKVISLLLWTTITAMFMAERGVPDLWLLVVVSLAGYMSAGSAGVFNMIIDRDIDLKMARTAQRPTTSGLISTRDAAAFGGALQILSFAMLWVWATPLSAWMSLAGFLTYVVVYTQLLKRNTWHNIVLGGAAGCFPPLVGWAAVTGDLNLFAWFLFAIIFFWTPVHFWALALMIKEEYREVGIPMLPVVHGDKLTVAQIGLYAIYTVVLSIMPVFFREVGAIYFVSAAGLGGWLLVLSWRLYRHVMAGKAVERKVAVPLYLYSMLYLALLFVAAAADRMIFAALS; encoded by the coding sequence ATGACGACTTCCGATCCCATCCCCGCTGACCGCGTGCCCGCCCGGGCGACGTGGCGGGATTACCTGTCGCTGACCAAACCGAAGGTCATCAGCCTGCTGCTGTGGACGACCATCACGGCGATGTTCATGGCCGAGCGCGGTGTGCCGGACCTGTGGCTGCTGGTCGTCGTGAGTCTGGCCGGGTACATGTCGGCCGGGTCGGCGGGCGTGTTCAACATGATCATCGACCGGGACATCGACCTGAAGATGGCCCGTACGGCGCAGCGGCCCACGACCAGCGGCCTGATCAGCACGCGGGACGCCGCCGCGTTCGGCGGGGCGCTGCAGATCCTGTCGTTCGCCATGCTGTGGGTGTGGGCCACGCCCCTGAGTGCGTGGATGAGCCTCGCGGGCTTCCTGACGTACGTGGTGGTGTACACGCAGCTGCTCAAGCGCAACACCTGGCACAACATCGTGCTGGGCGGCGCGGCCGGGTGCTTCCCGCCGCTGGTGGGCTGGGCGGCGGTGACCGGGGACCTGAACCTGTTCGCGTGGTTCCTGTTCGCGATCATCTTCTTCTGGACGCCCGTGCACTTCTGGGCGCTGGCGCTGATGATCAAGGAGGAGTACCGCGAGGTCGGCATTCCCATGCTGCCCGTCGTGCACGGCGACAAGCTGACGGTCGCGCAGATCGGGCTGTACGCGATCTACACGGTGGTGCTGTCGATCATGCCGGTGTTCTTCCGGGAGGTCGGGGCGATCTACTTCGTGTCGGCGGCCGGGCTGGGTGGGTGGCTGCTGGTGCTGTCCTGGCGCCTGTACCGGCACGTGATGGCCGGAAAGGCCGTCGAGCGCAAGGTGGCGGTGCCGCTGTACCTGTACTCGATGCTGTACCTGGCGCTGCTGTTCGTGGCGGCGGCGGCCGACCGGATGATCTTCGCGGCGCTGAGCTGA
- the ruvB gene encoding Holliday junction branch migration DNA helicase RuvB, translating to MTEPLDAALRPKTLTEYVGQARLKEKLGVYLQAARGRKEALDHTLLFGPPGLGKTTLAHIIAAELGVNIRVTSGPAIEKPGDLAAILTNSLEEGDVLFIDEIHRLGRVAEEHLYPAMEDFKLDIVLGQGPAARTIELPLPRFTLVGATTRPGLITAPMRSRFGIIEHLEYYTPDEIGVNLLRDARLLGFGLEEDAAVEIGARARGTMRIAKRLLRRVRDYADVAGETTIGLPRAQDALDKLGLDSAGLDDRDKKYLETLIHRFAGGPVGVDTLATAISEDSLTLEDVYEPYLIQLGFIKRTPRGRVATAHAYDHLGLPVSGDHDLGFYTN from the coding sequence ATGACTGAACCGCTCGACGCGGCCCTGCGGCCCAAGACCCTGACGGAATACGTCGGGCAGGCGCGACTGAAGGAGAAACTCGGCGTGTACCTCCAGGCCGCCCGCGGCCGCAAGGAAGCGCTCGACCACACCCTGCTGTTCGGCCCGCCCGGCCTGGGCAAGACCACCCTGGCGCACATCATCGCCGCGGAACTCGGCGTGAACATCCGCGTGACCTCCGGCCCGGCCATCGAGAAACCCGGCGATCTGGCCGCGATTCTCACGAACAGCCTGGAGGAAGGCGACGTGCTGTTCATCGACGAGATCCACCGCCTGGGCCGCGTCGCGGAGGAACACCTGTACCCCGCCATGGAGGACTTCAAGCTGGACATCGTCCTCGGGCAGGGCCCGGCCGCGCGGACCATCGAGCTGCCCCTGCCGCGCTTCACGCTGGTCGGCGCGACCACCCGCCCCGGCCTGATCACGGCGCCCATGCGCAGCCGCTTCGGGATCATCGAGCACCTGGAGTACTACACGCCCGACGAGATCGGCGTGAACCTCCTGCGCGACGCCCGCCTGCTCGGCTTCGGGCTGGAGGAGGACGCCGCCGTCGAGATCGGCGCCCGCGCGCGCGGCACCATGCGCATCGCCAAGCGTCTGCTGCGCCGCGTGCGCGACTACGCCGACGTGGCGGGCGAGACGACCATCGGCCTGCCCCGCGCGCAGGACGCGCTGGACAAGCTGGGCCTGGACAGCGCGGGCCTGGACGACCGCGACAAGAAGTACCTCGAAACCCTGATCCACCGCTTCGCGGGCGGCCCGGTCGGCGTGGACACGCTCGCGACCGCGATCAGCGAGGACAGCCTGACGCTGGAGGACGTGTACGAGCCGTACCTGATCCAGCTGGGCTTCATCAAACGCACGCCCAGAGGCCGCGTGGCCACCGCGCACGCCTACGACCACCTGGGGCTGCCCGTCAGCGGCGACCACGACCTGGGCTTCTACACGAACTGA
- a CDS encoding cbb3-type cytochrome c oxidase subunit I, translated as MTVQHAPVQDASARPGLWTVLKDYMMTTDHKKIGTLYIATSILGFAIAGILAVLIRLQLAVPDNTFLVGNTYNQVLTMHAALMIFFFLIPIGLFGFGNWFLPLQLGVRDVALPRVNTFAVWLFIFSLILVVLGLANGGAPGVGWTFYYPLSVDANQTGVAVLMVALTLNGIASLLGSANFAATVVNMRAPGMSLWQMPVFAWSIFATSMLQLVSLGGLTAAALVTYLELKLGISMFNPGIGGVPVMFQQFFWFYSHPAVYVMLLPYLGIGAEIASTMARKPLFGYRVMVYSILGIVLVSLLVWVHHMFAVGLPEAWQIAFMIATLIVAVPTGVKIFNLIGTLWGGRIIMKSPTYWLVGFIFNFLIGGITGVSLGLIPFDYQVTMSYYVVAHFHNVMMFGTAFLAMGGLYYWWPKMTGRFMSEKLGLAHFWLFMIGSWMTFLPQYILGLLGMPRRYYTYPEGNFAWTELNFISTLGALTLLAGGIVWVWNMLQSFRQPATASANPWGGFTLEWTADSPPKPYNFAHDFPTTFPTERPLYDWEQSGQTLTPVDPKSIHLPQDSIWPFMTAVGLLLMGYGLSFGWFTNYSATAGLQPFADASFAFKLATVVLYLSFPVFLYSLFKWAGTREYAVPVAHHHLTKYDNGFMGMAWFIISEVGLFGVLIAGYAYLRVIGAAEPPALRPSIWLAALNTLVLVASSFVIHRAEQDNHHGKLTRFRIGMFVTLLLGAIFMIFQVYEFTLFGVESDWKQNLWQACFFTIVGLHGLHILIGGTGIALPFYQSLTGKMDKYNHGSITPASLYWHLVDVVWLLIVAIFYAW; from the coding sequence GTGACCGTTCAGCATGCCCCCGTTCAGGACGCCAGTGCCCGCCCGGGCCTGTGGACGGTCCTGAAGGACTACATGATGACGACCGATCACAAGAAGATCGGGACGCTCTACATCGCCACCAGCATCCTGGGCTTCGCCATCGCGGGGATCCTCGCAGTGCTGATCCGCCTGCAGCTGGCCGTGCCGGACAACACCTTCCTGGTGGGCAACACCTACAACCAGGTGCTGACCATGCATGCCGCGCTGATGATCTTCTTCTTCCTGATCCCGATCGGCCTGTTCGGCTTCGGGAACTGGTTCCTGCCGCTGCAGCTGGGCGTACGCGACGTGGCGCTGCCGCGCGTGAACACCTTCGCGGTGTGGCTGTTCATCTTCAGCCTGATCCTGGTCGTGCTGGGCCTCGCCAACGGCGGCGCCCCCGGCGTCGGCTGGACCTTCTACTACCCCCTGAGCGTCGATGCGAACCAGACCGGCGTGGCCGTGCTGATGGTCGCCCTGACCCTGAACGGCATCGCGTCGCTGCTGGGCAGCGCGAACTTTGCCGCCACCGTCGTGAACATGCGCGCCCCCGGCATGAGCCTGTGGCAGATGCCGGTGTTCGCGTGGAGCATCTTCGCGACGTCCATGCTGCAGCTGGTGTCCCTGGGCGGCCTGACCGCCGCGGCGCTCGTCACGTACCTGGAACTGAAGCTGGGCATCAGCATGTTCAACCCCGGGATCGGCGGCGTGCCCGTGATGTTCCAGCAGTTCTTCTGGTTCTACTCGCACCCGGCGGTGTACGTGATGCTGCTGCCCTACCTGGGCATCGGCGCCGAGATCGCCAGCACCATGGCCCGCAAGCCGCTGTTCGGGTACCGCGTGATGGTGTACTCGATCCTGGGCATCGTGCTGGTCAGCCTGCTGGTGTGGGTCCACCACATGTTCGCCGTGGGCCTGCCCGAGGCGTGGCAGATCGCGTTCATGATCGCCACCCTGATCGTGGCCGTCCCGACCGGCGTGAAGATCTTCAACCTGATCGGCACGCTGTGGGGCGGGCGGATCATCATGAAGTCCCCCACGTACTGGCTGGTCGGCTTCATCTTCAACTTCCTGATCGGCGGGATCACCGGCGTGTCCCTGGGCCTGATTCCCTTCGACTACCAGGTGACGATGTCGTACTACGTGGTGGCGCACTTCCACAACGTGATGATGTTCGGCACGGCGTTCCTGGCGATGGGGGGCCTGTACTACTGGTGGCCCAAGATGACCGGCCGCTTCATGAGCGAGAAGCTGGGCCTGGCGCACTTCTGGCTGTTCATGATCGGCTCGTGGATGACCTTCCTGCCCCAGTACATCCTGGGTCTGCTGGGCATGCCGAGGCGTTACTACACCTACCCCGAAGGCAACTTCGCGTGGACGGAACTGAACTTCATCTCCACCCTGGGCGCGCTGACGCTGCTGGCCGGCGGCATCGTGTGGGTGTGGAACATGCTCCAGAGCTTCCGTCAGCCCGCCACGGCGTCCGCCAACCCCTGGGGTGGCTTCACGCTGGAGTGGACGGCGGACAGCCCGCCCAAGCCCTACAACTTCGCGCATGACTTCCCCACCACCTTCCCCACCGAGCGTCCCCTGTACGACTGGGAGCAGAGCGGGCAGACCCTAACGCCCGTGGACCCCAAGAGCATCCACCTACCGCAGGACAGCATCTGGCCGTTCATGACCGCCGTCGGCCTGCTGCTGATGGGCTACGGCCTGAGCTTCGGCTGGTTCACGAACTACTCCGCCACGGCGGGCCTGCAGCCCTTCGCTGACGCGAGCTTCGCGTTCAAGCTGGCTACGGTCGTGCTGTACCTCAGCTTCCCGGTGTTCCTGTACAGCCTGTTCAAGTGGGCGGGCACCCGCGAGTACGCCGTGCCGGTCGCGCACCACCACCTAACCAAGTACGACAACGGATTCATGGGCATGGCCTGGTTCATCATCAGCGAAGTCGGCCTGTTCGGCGTGCTGATCGCCGGGTACGCGTACCTGCGCGTCATCGGCGCCGCCGAGCCGCCCGCGCTGCGCCCCAGCATCTGGCTGGCCGCGCTGAACACCCTGGTCCTCGTCGCGAGTTCCTTCGTGATCCACCGCGCCGAGCAGGACAACCACCACGGCAAACTGACCCGCTTCCGCATCGGCATGTTCGTCACGCTGCTGCTCGGCGCGATCTTCATGATCTTCCAGGTGTACGAGTTCACGCTGTTCGGCGTGGAAAGCGACTGGAAGCAGAACCTGTGGCAGGCGTGCTTCTTCACCATCGTCGGCCTGCACGGTCTGCACATCCTGATCGGCGGCACCGGCATCGCCCTGCCCTTCTACCAGTCCCTGACCGGCAAGATGGACAAGTACAACCACGGCTCCATCACCCCCGCCAGCCTGTACTGGCACCTGGTGGACGTGGTGTGGCTGCTGATCGTCGCGATCTTCTACGCCTGGTAA
- a CDS encoding molybdopterin oxidoreductase family protein, giving the protein MTAPDSLSRDVLLTCPLDCPDACRLKVTVGRDAPGGPERMLKVTGDAAHPVTRGFACAKTVHYPARANHPDRPLYPLRRVNPKTDAEPIWARVTWDEALDDIAARMRTLLDTRGPGSILRYNYAGTMGLMEGTHVHALFRALGTLELDETICATAGTEAWSMGYGTRYGVDVTDVAHARLIVLWGINSLSTNSHLTPHLTAARKAGARIVCVDPYRNRTAAFADEHLKIIPGTDAALALGVMHELFAHGWTDEAYIAEATTGVGELREAAREWTPERTAEVTGLDADVIRAFARAVGTTRPTYIRVGYGMTRHEHGGTNLRAVTLIPALTGDWRWRGGGCTLSSSGAFKLNRARLGAEHLVQPGAPSVNMNSYADALRPERGLGATFIYNCNPAVVAPDAGRVRAGLQRDDLLVVVLEQAMTDTARLADYVLPATTFAEHADVYTSYGHAYLGYNPATLDAPGEARPNSWVFQELARRLGVTEPSVYWTVDDLLEDLLDTDHPFLSGITPARLKEEGSVRLNIPDGFLPFAHGAETPSGRVQLSPAPAHREPLAGLNAEYPVRLLTPPAHHFLNSTYGNLANLNRAEGGEPHLLLHPSDAQASGVTDGTLATLTSEIGSVQRRVKVTDAAQPGAAILEGTWWGLSAPDGRSINELTAQTLTDLGGGSTFHNTRIRIEPA; this is encoded by the coding sequence ATGACCGCGCCCGACTCCCTTTCGCGTGATGTGCTGCTGACCTGCCCGCTGGACTGCCCGGATGCCTGCCGCCTGAAGGTGACGGTGGGCCGCGACGCGCCGGGCGGGCCGGAGCGGATGCTGAAGGTGACGGGGGACGCCGCGCATCCGGTCACGAGGGGCTTCGCGTGCGCGAAGACCGTGCACTACCCGGCCCGCGCGAACCACCCGGACCGGCCGCTGTACCCCCTGCGGCGCGTAAACCCCAAGACGGACGCCGAGCCGATCTGGGCGCGTGTGACGTGGGACGAGGCGCTGGACGACATCGCCGCGCGGATGCGGACGCTGCTGGACACGCGCGGGCCGGGCAGCATCCTGCGCTACAACTACGCCGGGACCATGGGCCTGATGGAGGGCACGCACGTGCACGCGCTGTTCCGCGCGCTGGGTACCCTGGAACTGGACGAGACGATCTGCGCCACGGCGGGCACCGAGGCCTGGAGCATGGGCTACGGCACCCGCTACGGCGTGGACGTGACGGACGTGGCGCACGCCCGCCTGATCGTGCTGTGGGGCATCAATTCCCTGAGTACGAACAGTCACCTGACGCCGCACCTGACGGCGGCCCGCAAGGCCGGAGCGCGGATCGTGTGCGTGGACCCCTACCGCAACCGCACGGCCGCCTTCGCGGACGAGCATCTGAAGATCATTCCCGGCACGGACGCCGCGCTGGCCCTGGGCGTGATGCACGAACTGTTCGCGCACGGCTGGACGGACGAGGCTTACATCGCCGAGGCGACGACCGGCGTGGGGGAGCTGCGCGAGGCGGCCCGCGAGTGGACCCCCGAACGCACCGCCGAGGTCACGGGGCTGGACGCGGACGTGATCCGCGCGTTCGCCCGCGCGGTCGGCACGACGCGCCCCACCTACATCCGCGTGGGGTACGGCATGACCCGCCACGAGCACGGCGGCACGAACCTCCGCGCGGTCACGCTGATTCCCGCGCTGACGGGGGACTGGCGCTGGCGGGGCGGAGGCTGCACGCTGAGCAGCAGCGGCGCGTTCAAACTGAACCGCGCCCGGCTGGGCGCCGAGCATCTGGTGCAGCCGGGCGCGCCCAGCGTGAACATGAACTCGTACGCGGACGCCCTGCGGCCCGAACGCGGGCTGGGCGCGACGTTCATCTACAACTGCAACCCGGCCGTGGTCGCCCCGGACGCCGGGCGCGTCCGCGCGGGCCTGCAACGGGACGACCTGCTGGTCGTCGTGCTGGAACAGGCCATGACCGACACGGCGCGACTGGCGGACTACGTGCTGCCCGCCACGACCTTCGCCGAGCACGCCGACGTGTACACCAGTTACGGTCACGCGTACCTGGGCTACAACCCCGCCACGCTGGACGCCCCCGGCGAGGCGCGGCCGAACTCGTGGGTGTTCCAGGAACTCGCGCGCCGCCTGGGCGTCACGGAACCCAGCGTGTACTGGACGGTGGACGACCTGCTGGAGGACCTGCTGGACACCGATCATCCGTTCCTGAGCGGCATCACCCCCGCGCGCCTGAAAGAGGAGGGCAGCGTGCGCCTGAACATCCCTGACGGGTTCCTGCCGTTCGCACACGGCGCGGAGACGCCCAGCGGGCGGGTGCAGCTCAGCCCCGCGCCCGCCCACCGCGAACCGTTGGCGGGCCTGAACGCGGAGTACCCGGTGCGGCTGCTCACGCCGCCCGCGCATCACTTCCTGAACAGCACGTACGGCAACTTGGCGAACCTGAACCGCGCCGAGGGGGGCGAGCCGCACCTGCTGCTGCACCCAAGTGACGCGCAGGCGTCCGGCGTGACCGACGGGACGCTCGCCACGCTGACCAGCGAGATCGGCAGCGTGCAGCGCCGCGTGAAGGTCACGGACGCCGCGCAGCCCGGCGCGGCCATCCTGGAGGGGACGTGGTGGGGCCTCAGCGCGCCGGACGGGCGCAGCATCAACGAGCTCACCGCGCAGACCCTGACGGACCTGGGGGGCGGGAGTACCTTCCACAACACCCGCATCCGCATCGAACCCGCTTAA
- a CDS encoding SCO family protein — MTGVSKWVTAALLVVAAVLGGLLVMRRAAPGVTAGEALDQPKALSALALVDDRGRATTLNAADGRVRLVFYGFVRCPDVCPATLATLKTMYAALSEEQRSRVQVQFVTVDPVHDTPDVVREYLDRFDPAFTGLTGRAETIDAAAREMFVANVAPMPAEDHSAHMTTPQSGKTASGAANAEAVGAGAAVAARIHGDQVSVVDGQGRFVRVYGNLDVVGGALARDLPGLIRLYAKS; from the coding sequence ATGACGGGTGTGTCGAAATGGGTGACGGCGGCGCTGCTGGTGGTCGCGGCGGTGCTGGGTGGACTGCTGGTGATGAGGCGGGCCGCGCCGGGCGTGACGGCGGGTGAGGCGCTGGATCAACCGAAGGCCCTGAGCGCACTGGCGCTGGTGGATGACCGGGGGCGGGCGACGACGCTGAACGCGGCGGATGGGCGGGTGCGGCTGGTGTTCTACGGGTTCGTGCGCTGCCCGGACGTGTGCCCGGCGACGCTGGCGACCCTGAAGACCATGTACGCGGCGCTGAGTGAGGAGCAGCGCTCGCGGGTGCAGGTGCAGTTCGTCACGGTGGACCCTGTGCACGACACGCCGGACGTGGTGCGTGAGTACCTGGACCGCTTCGATCCGGCGTTCACGGGCCTGACCGGGAGGGCTGAGACGATCGACGCGGCGGCGCGGGAGATGTTCGTGGCGAACGTGGCGCCGATGCCCGCCGAGGATCACAGCGCGCACATGACCACGCCACAGTCAGGGAAGACGGCCAGCGGCGCGGCGAACGCTGAGGCAGTGGGTGCCGGCGCGGCGGTGGCGGCGCGGATTCACGGAGATCAGGTGAGTGTCGTGGACGGTCAGGGGCGTTTCGTGCGGGTGTACGGGAACCTGGACGTGGTGGGCGGCGCGCTGGCGCGGGACCTGCCGGGGCTGATCCGGCTGTACGCGAAGAGCTGA